CATGAATATATGCCAGAATATATAACTTGAAATGAAATGGACACCGACGTAAAGAAGCGAAAGTAAGGTATTGTTTGTAAACATGAAAAGTTTGGAAGGAGAGAGTAGTCTAGACTACAtgcaatattactatataaaGACAAACTTGGACTCCCGAAACATCAATCTTCACTATGAATCTTCTGGTGAGCATGggtttatataacaataatgtgtatatacgagGAACTTTAAGAGCAAATAGGCAAGGAATATTCCATTGTAATTTTACGTGTATAGAAtaaattattgctttaattatctTTACAGGCCCTGATCTTCACCGTGGTAGTTGGTACTGTTGCCAAGCCCCAAGGTTACCATTTGAATCCACCTTCCGGACCATCTTTATTCACACGGAGATGCAGCAACGGACAGGTGTTACATGTGGACGGTAGATGCGTTACTCCAAGAGTGAACCGTCGTGTATTCTTGTATGATGTGCCAAGAACTCCTACGCCAGTGGGTCCTCCAAATTTTATTCCTGCACCAACCGTGGAGACTAACCTGTTATTCATTCGAACTCCCGAAGGAGGACAAGGGCCCGATCCCATCGTTGTACCTCCTCCACAGCAGGAACACGTCGTATACATCCTCAATAAGGAATCTGAAGAAGGTCAGAAAGTGATCGAAGTTCCAGCACCACCACCTTCTGAACCTGAAGTATACTTCGTTAACTACGCTGAAGGAGAGAATCCAACTCTTCCAAACGGAGTGGATCTGCAGACTGCCTTGGACGCGGCTTCGGCTGGCAGTGGTCAGGTGGTTGGGAGTTCTGTAGACTTCGGAAACGGTGCGGCTGAGATAAATGGTGGCTTAGGTAGCAGCAGTGGTTTCGGAAGTAGCAATGGCTTCGGAAGCAGCAATGGTTTCGGAAGCAGCAATGGTTTCGGGAGTAGCAGTGGTTTCGGAAGCAGTACTGGTTTTGGCACCATTGGTAGTCTTGGAAGCGGCAGTGATTTCGTAATCAACAATGGTTTCAGAAGCAGCAGTGGTTTCGGAAATGGCAATGGCTTTGCAAGCAGCAGTGGTCTCGGAGGCAGTAATGGTTTCGGTAGTATCAATGATTTCTCATCAAGCAGTGTAGAAGGAAATAATGGCGGATTCAGCAGCGGCGGTGTCAGTGGAATCAGCAGCCTTTCAGGGATTGGCCACGCATCAACGCTCCCCAGTCTGTACACAACACCTTAACAAGGTCATTCATACAGAAAAAACAATGATGTTAAatctttgaaatatatttttataaaaatctgaCAATCTGAATAAATCANNNNNNNNNNNNNNNNNNNNNNNNNNNNNNNNNNNNNNNNNNNNNNNNNNNNNNNNNNNNNNNNNNNNNNNNNNNNNNNNNNNNNNNNNNNNNNNNNNNNNNNNNNNNNNNNNNNNNNNNNNNNNNNNNNNNNNNNNNNNNNNNNNNNNNNNNNNNNNNNNNNNNNNNNNNNNNNNNNNNNNNNNNNNNNNNNNNNNNNNNNNNNNNNNNNNNNNNNNNNNNNNNNNNNNNNNNNNNNNNNNNNNNNNNNNNNNNNNNNNNNNNNNNNNNNNNNNNNNNNNNNNNNNNNNNNNNNNNNNNNNNNNNNNNNNNNNNNNNNNNNNNNNNNNNNNNNNNNNNNNNNNNNNNNNNNNNNNNNNNNNNNNNNNNNNNNNNNNNNNNNNNNNNNNNNNNNNNNNNNNNNNNNNNNNNNNNNNNNNNNNNNNNNNNNNNNNNNNNNNNNNNNNNNNNNNNNNNNNNNNNNNNNNNNNNNNNNNNNNNNNNNNNNNNNNNNNNNNNNNNNNNNNNNNNNNNNNNNNNNNNNNNNNNNNNNNNNNNNNNNNNNNNNNNNNNNNNNNNNNNNNNNNNNNNNNNNNNNNNNNNNNNNNNNNNNNNNNNNNNNNNNNNNNNNNNNNNNNNNNNNNNNNNNNNNNNNNNNNNNNNNNNNNNNNNNNNNNNNNNNNNNNNNNNNNNNNNNNNNNNNNNNNNNNNNNNNNNNNNNNNNNNNNNNNNNNNNNNNNNNNNNNNNNNNNNNNNNNTTTGGAGAACTGAACCTGCGTAAATCACAATACATGTACGTCTTTNNNNNNNNNNNNNNNNNNNNNNNNNNNNNNNNNNNNNNNNNNNNNNNNNNNNNNNNNNNNNNNNNNNNNNCANNNNNN
This genomic interval from Penaeus monodon isolate SGIC_2016 chromosome 22, NSTDA_Pmon_1, whole genome shotgun sequence contains the following:
- the LOC119587252 gene encoding DEAD-box ATP-dependent RNA helicase 9-like, whose protein sequence is MNLLALIFTVVVGTVAKPQGYHLNPPSGPSLFTRRCSNGQVLHVDGRCVTPRVNRRVFLYDVPRTPTPVGPPNFIPAPTVETNLLFIRTPEGGQGPDPIVVPPPQQEHVVYILNKESEEGQKVIEVPAPPPSEPEVYFVNYAEGENPTLPNGVDLQTALDAASAGSGQVVGSSVDFGNGAAEINGGLGSSSGFGSSNGFGSSNGFGSSNGFGSSSGFGSSTGFGTIGSLGSGSDFVINNGFRSSSGFGNGNGFASSSGLGGSNGFGSINDFSSSSVEGNNGGFSSGGVSGISSLSGIGHASTLPSLYTTP